The following coding sequences lie in one Brettanomyces bruxellensis chromosome 6, complete sequence genomic window:
- a CDS encoding uncharacterized protein (CAZy:GH16) — protein MGGCDARYSFNLTACVPQPVCQSGKYELKSEDMELTDKYLGSTNDTLWTYTGNVLDYNGTVLLAMPQNSTGTVVSSTFYVWYGKVSTRFKSSHNAGVVSSSILYSNVEDEIDVEFIGSALKQPESNFYYQGVLNYTNEANLSASNTYENWHTYEVDWKEENITWSIDGIQQRVLQKDDTYNATTKQFMFPQTPSRIQLSIWAGGDSSNSQGVIDWAGGEIDWDASDFDDPGYLYAAVDYIEVECYDPPSGTKINGNTSYIYTSKKNFTQSSIMITDNETILDNLGETGWDIANMGNSGVDENNGTSSSIKSNVSQSTSTHSNYPSSSLPAGYSTEFFQNINSLSSDLSSNAGAPQAIPHLGLIIWLILSSL, from the coding sequence ATGGGTGGATGCGATGCTAGATACTCATTTAACTTGACAGCTTGCGTTCCACAACCAGTATGTCAAAGTGGGAAGTACGAGCTCAAGTCAGAAGATATGGAACTGACAGATAAATACCTAGGAAGTACAAATGATACACTATGGACTTATACTGGAAATGTTTTGGATTATAATGGTACCGTTCTTTTGGCAATGCCTCAAAATTCGACTGGAACAGTTGTgtcttcaacattttaTGTCTGGTACGGAAAGGTGAGCACAAGATTCAAGAGTTCACATAATGCAGGAGTGGTCTCATCCAGCATCTTATATTCCAACGTGGAAGATGAGATTGATGTCGAATTTATTGGTTCTGCATTAAAGCAACCGGAATCGAACTTTTACTATCAGGGTGTTTTAAACTATACGAATGAAGCTAATTTGTCAGCTTCAAACACGTACGAAAATTGGCATACCTACGAAGTGGATTggaaagaggaaaacaTAACTTGGTCAATAGATGGAATTCAACAAAGAGTGCTTCAAAAGGATGATACATACAATGCTACCACAAAGCAATTCATGTTTCCCCAAACCCCTAGTAGGATTCAGTTGTCCATATGGGCAGGAGGAGATTCTTCCAATTCACAAGGTGTTATAGACTGGGCTGGGGGAGAAATCGACTGGGATGCTTCAGATTTTGATGATCCTGGATATTTATATGCCGCTGTGGATTATATTGAAGTCGAGTGCTACGATCCACCATCAggaacaaaaattaatggTAACACTTCTTATATTTAtacaagcaaaaagaatttcACGCAGAGCAGTATTATGATAACTGACAATGAAACAATATTAGACAATTTGGGTGAAACGGGGTGGGATATAGCAAATATGGGCAATAGTGgtgttgatgaaaataatggaaCTAGCAGCTCAATTAAGAGCAATGTTAGCCAAAGTACTTCAACTCATTCAAACTATCCAAGCTCTAGCTTACCAGCAGGTTATTCTACTgaatttttccaaaatatcaatTCATTATCTTCTGATTTGTCTTCAAATGCCGGTGCACCTCAAGCTATACCACATTTAGGATTAATCATCTGGCTAATTTTATCGTCACTCTGA
- a CDS encoding uncharacterized protein (BUSCO:EOG09265G9U) — MSLSIVKRRADLILRTPILRQIFMPAARLFTKFSGYRNMGLRLDDLLWEENPVMQSAIRRLPAEESYARNYRIMTSHQLSLMHDVLPDSKAIQPKDDIPYLTPYILEAEAEAKEKDELNNIKLVKH, encoded by the exons ATGTCATTATCTATCGTTAAAAGGAGAGCAGATCTTATTTTGCGCACGCCAATTCTAAGGCAAATATTTATGCCAGCGGCCAGGCTCTTTACCAAGTTCTCTGGTTACAGAAACATGGGTTTGAG aCTCGATGATTTACTTTGGGAAGAGAATCCAGTCATGCAGTCTGCTATCAGAAGACTTCCAGCAGAAGAGTCCTATGCCAGAAATTACAGAATCATGACTTCTCATCAACTTTCTTTAATGCACGATGTTTTGCCAGACTCTAAGGCAATCCAGCCAAAGGACGATATTCCATACTTGACGCCATACATTTTGGAGGCTGAGGCTGAAGcgaaagagaaagatgagtTGAACAACATTAAATTAGTCAAGCATTAA